Proteins co-encoded in one Melanotaenia boesemani isolate fMelBoe1 chromosome 23, fMelBoe1.pri, whole genome shotgun sequence genomic window:
- the psmc2 gene encoding 26S proteasome regulatory subunit 7: protein MPDYLGDDQRKLKEEEKDDAPIRALDEGDIALLKTYGQSTYSRQIKQVEDDIQQLLKKINELTGIKESDTGLAPPALWDLAADKQTLQSEQPLQVARCTKIINADSEDPKYIINVKQFAKFVVDLSDQVAPTDIEEGMRVGVDRNKYQIHIPLPPKIDPTVTMMQVEEKPDVTYSDVGGCKEQIEKLREVVETPLLHPERFVNLGIEPPKGVLLFGPPGTGKTLCARAVANRTDACFIRVIGSELVQKYVGEGARMVRELFEMARTKKACLIFFDEIDAIGGARFDDGAGGDNEVQRTMLELINQLDGFDPRGNIKVLMATNRPDTLDPALMRPGRLDRKIEFSLPDLEGRTHIFKIHARSMSVERDIRFELLARLCPNSTGAEIRSVCTEAGMFAIRARRKIATEKDFLEAVNKVIKSYAKFSATPRYMTYN, encoded by the exons ATGCCGGACTATTTGGGAGACGATCAAAGGaagttaaaagaagaggaaaaggatGACGCACCTATCAGAG cTTTGGATGAAGGGGACATAGCTCTGCTCAAAACATAC GGTCAAAGCACCTACTCTAGACAGATCAAACAAGTGGAAGATGACATTCAGCAGCTTCTCAAAAAGATCAACGAGCTGACAG GGATCAAGGAGTCAGACACAGGCCTGGCTCCACCAGCGCTCTGGGATTTGGCTGCTGACAAGCAGACCCTGCAGAGTGAACAGCCATTGCAGGTAGCAAG ATGCACAAAGATCATCAATGCAGACTCTGAAGACCCCAAATATATAATCAACGTTAAACAGTTTGCTAAGTTTGTGGTAGACCTGAGTGACCAAGTGGCTCCCACTGACATTGAAGAGGGCATGAGAGTTGG GGTTGACAGGAACAAGTATCAGATCCACATCCCTCTGCCTCCAAAGATTGATCCCACTGTTACTATGATGcag GTGGAGGAGAAGCCTGATGTGACATACAGTGATGTTGGTGGATGTAAGGAACAGATCGAGAAGCTGAGAGAAGTGGTTGAAACCCCTCTTCTCCAT CCTGAGAGGTTTGTCAATCTGGGTATCGAGCCTCCTAAAGGTGTGCTGCTGTTTGGGCCCCCTGGCACTGGAAAGACCCTGTGTGCTCGTGCTGTTGCCAACCGAACAGACGCCTGCTTCATCCGAGTCATCGGTTCAGAGCTGGTGCAGAAATACGTGGGAGAG GGAGCCAGGATGGTGCGCGAGCTGTTCGAAATGGCCAGAACTAAGAAGGCCTGTCTGATCTTCTTTGATGAAATTGATGCGATTGGGG GTGCCCGTTTTGATGACGGTGCGGGCGGAGACAATGAGGTGCAGAGGACCATGCTGGAGCTCATCAACCAGCTGGATGGTTTCGACCCTCGTGGCAACATCAAAGTGCTGATGGCTACCAACAGGCCGGACACACTGGACCCGGCCCTGATGAGACCGGGACGTCTGGATAGGAAGATTGAGTTCAGCCTGCCTGACCTGGAA GGCCGCACCCACATATTTAAGATCCATGCTCGATCTATGAGTGTGGAGAGAGACATTCGCTTTGAGCTCTTGGCTCGTCTTTGTCCCAACAGCACTG GGGCCGAGATCCGCAGTGTGTGCACAGAGGCAGGAATGTTTGCAATCAGAGCTCGCAGGAAGATCGCCACGGAGAAAGACTTCCTGGAGGCTGTAAACAAAGTCATTAAATCCTATGCCAAATTCAGCGCCACCCCCAGATACATGACCTATAACTAA
- the slc26a5 gene encoding prestin: MEQEGAAAREDAGSQLMYRIERPVYDEAFIRKQLLHRKKQSTSFRQRLAEKFQCSSERAKAIALSFLPILTWLPSYPVKQYLFSDVVSGLSTGVVQLPQGLAYAMLAAVPPVYGLYSSFYPVVLYTIFGTSRHISVGTFAVISLMIGSVAVREAPDSMFILPANGSNHSESLDEEARDARRVQVAVVLTTMAGFIQIVLGLLRFGFVAIYLTEPLVRGFTTAASMHVVISQLKYLLGVKTQRFSGPLSAINSVKAVLCEITKTNITTFLLGFACLIFLYLIKIVNERYKKKLPVPIPGEIIVVIVSTGLSYGLSLSDNHKVDIVGKIPKGLRAPAVPEFSLLPNLITDSFAVAVVGFSMGISLAKTFALKHSYSVEGNQELIALGLCNFISSFFHTFAITCSMSRSLVQESTGGKTQIAGLLGSLVVLLVVVAIGFVFQPLPQTALAAIIMVNLIGMFKQFKDIPGLWRTSKIELAIWLVSFVASVLLGLDYGLLVAIMFALLTVIYRTQSPKSSLLGYVPNTGLYYDVDEYEEASEYEGIKIFHSNSSIYFANSDLYVNTLIEKTGVNPEQLKAARKAQKKRRKANSNHSSPLKICAKYQDETVTHEILPLSYETLERRNGQLENDSLHLSSEEAVFLKPFGSIHSIILDWTNASFIDSVGAKAIKQIIKDYAAVDVRVVIAGCNRNLLDELDMLRFFTGHMTTDVVFPTVHDAVLHCNSNSSPPTDLDETT, translated from the exons ATGGAGCAAGAAGGAGCTGCGGCTCGTGAGGATGCAGGCTCCCAGCTGATGTACAGAATAGAGCGTCCAGTATACGATGAAGCCTTCATCAGGAAGCAACTTCTCCACCGCAAAAAACAGTCCACCTCCTTCCGACAGAGGCTGGCAGAGAAGTTCCA ATGTTCATCAGAAAGGGCCAAGGCCATAGCTCTGAGTTTCCTGCCTATTTTAACATGGCTACCATCCTATCCAGTCAAGCAGTATCTCTTTTCCGATGTGGTCTCAGGGCTCAGCACAGGAGTTGTGCAGCTCCCACAAG GGTTAGCCTATGCTATGCTAGCTGCTGTGCCTCCAGTCTATGGACTGTACTCCTCCTTTTACCCTGTCGTGCTGTATACCATCTTTGGTACATCTAGGCACATATCTGTAG GAACCTTTGCAGTCATAAGTCTGATGATTGGGAGCGTTGCCGTAAGGGAAGCTCCAGATTCCATGTTTATCCTACCCGCCAATGGCTCCAACCATTCTGAAAGCCTGGATGAGGAGGCTCGTGATGCTAGGAGGGTCCAAGTGGCCGTGGTGCTCACCACCATGGCGGGATTTATTCAG attGTTCTTGGACTTCTTAGGTTTGGCTTTGTGGCAATCTATCTCACAGAGCCTCTGGTGCGAGGCTTCACTACTGCAGCATCCATGCATGTTGTCATCTCCCAACTCAAATATTTACTGGGGGTGAAAACTCAGCGTTTCTCTGGACCCCTGTCTGCGATTAAT AGCGTCAAAGCGGTACTCTGtgaaatcacaaaaacaaatattaccACTTTTCTCCTGGGCTTTGCGTGCCTCATATTCTTGTACCTAATCAAAATCGTTAATGAACGCTACAAGAAGAAGCTTCCAGTTCCCATTCCTGGAGAGATTATTGTGGTTATTGTGTCAACCGGGCTCTCTTACGGTTTATCCTTATCAGATAACCACAAGGTGGATATAGTTGGGAAAATACCAAAAGG GCTCCGCGCCCCTGCTGTCCCAGAATTCTCTCTGTTACCCAATTTGATCACAGACTCATTTGCTGTAGCTGTTGTAGGATTCTCAATGGGCATCTCACTTGCCAAGACCTTTGCCCTGAAGCACAGCTACAGCGTGGAAGGTAACCAG GAGCTGATCGCTCTCGGTCTGTGCAACTTCATCAGCTCTTTCTTTCACACCTTTGCCATCACTTGCTCTATGTCAAGGAGTTTGGTGCAGGAGAGCACAGGAGGAAAAACGCAG attgCAGGGCTCCTGGGATCTCTCGTGGTGCTGCTCGTGGTGGTTGCCATCGGTTTCGTCTTCCAGCCGCTACCTCAG ACCGCCCTGGCAGCCATCATCATGGTCAATTTGATCGGGATGTTCAAGCAGTTCAAGGATATTCCCGGTCTGTGGAGGACCAGCAAAATCGAACTG gccATCTGGTTGGTTTCCTTTGTAGCATCGGTGCTGTTGGGTCTGGATTACGGCCTCCTGGTAGCCATCATGTTCGCCTTATTAACAGTCATCTACAGGACACAAAG CCCCAAAAGCTCCCTCCTGGGCTACGTTCCCAACACAGGGTTGTACTATGATGTGGATGAATATGAAGAG GCATCAGAGTACGAGGGGATTAAGATTTTCCACTCCAACTCCTCAATCTACTTTGCCAACAGTGACCTTTATGTGAACACGCTCATAGAGAAG ACAGGAGTAAACCCCGAACAGTTAAAAGCAGCTCGGAAAGCCCAGAAAAAAAGGCGGAAGGCAAACAGCAACCACAGCTCTCCTCTAAAGATATGTGCCAAG TACCAGGACGAGACTGTGACCCATGAGATTTTGCCTCTGAGCTATGAGACACTGGAGCGGAGGAACGGCCAGTTAGAGAATGATTCACTGCATTTATCTTCAGAGGAGGCCGTCTTCCTCAAGCCCTTCGGGTCCATCCACTCCATCATCCTGGACTGGACTAATGCCAGCTTCATCGACTCCGTAGGAGCCAAAGCCATCAAACag ATAATTAAGGACTATGCTGCAGTGGATGTTAGGGTGGTCATAGCCGGCTGCAACA GAAACTTGTTGGATGAGCTGGACATGTTACGGTTCTTCACCGGGCACATGACTACAGATGTGGTGTTCCCCACTGTCCATGATGCAGTACTACACTGTAACTCAAATTCCAGCCCACCTACTGATCTGGATGAAACAACCTGA